Proteins co-encoded in one Ruegeria sp. YS9 genomic window:
- a CDS encoding adenylate cyclase — MNVSVGNQGQTGTQSFSGEQLRAALDKVLRSDEFKGSARMRSFLSYVVTETLEGRSDEIRAKTIAMDVYGYDADELLKREGVVRVDAGRVRRKLQSYYDGKGIADELVISLPVGGYAPEFLPGSSRSRRSLRGRRRATAVVISLSLLIVSILFGVLIGRNSQSVAPKTGKTAIYDVSPARVEAMNLSDAGRDLIFPVTDLARLQPALLIFKTAIERDPLYYGGYAGASQVETMLAIMQSGKPGSDEFLHAADKNSAYALEMAPNAPWPLSARAWFEFGVGNYDSAVRLSQRAVGLAPDDSHVVEFDALISLYTSDFDRVLSQSARYRTLAPRGGGLVFDNALGAAQFHTGDYAAAIRTFDESISRGGPFGPISAAYLMAARLRNGEQAEAQRLAQVFSDTWPSFPLEELKTRVFVDPQPVQELISAMKAAGWSGPVKP, encoded by the coding sequence TTGAACGTCAGCGTGGGCAATCAGGGCCAGACTGGTACTCAATCGTTCTCGGGCGAGCAGTTGCGTGCCGCGTTGGACAAGGTTCTGAGGTCGGATGAATTCAAAGGATCCGCCCGCATGCGATCATTCCTATCTTACGTGGTGACGGAAACGCTGGAGGGTCGTTCCGACGAAATACGTGCCAAGACCATTGCGATGGATGTTTATGGATACGACGCGGATGAGTTATTGAAACGCGAGGGCGTCGTGCGTGTGGATGCCGGGCGTGTTCGGCGAAAGCTGCAATCTTATTATGACGGTAAAGGGATTGCTGACGAATTGGTTATCTCACTGCCCGTCGGGGGTTACGCACCCGAATTTTTGCCGGGCTCCAGTCGAAGCAGACGAAGCTTACGCGGAAGGCGACGGGCTACCGCAGTCGTTATCTCGCTTTCACTATTAATAGTCAGCATTCTTTTTGGTGTCCTGATTGGCCGCAATTCGCAATCTGTAGCACCCAAAACCGGCAAAACTGCAATCTACGACGTGTCACCTGCCCGTGTCGAGGCAATGAACCTAAGCGACGCAGGCCGGGATCTGATTTTCCCTGTTACGGATCTGGCCCGGCTTCAGCCCGCGTTGTTGATTTTTAAAACAGCGATTGAACGAGACCCGTTATATTACGGGGGATATGCTGGTGCTTCTCAGGTCGAAACAATGCTCGCCATTATGCAATCGGGCAAGCCCGGTTCAGACGAGTTTTTGCACGCAGCGGACAAGAATAGTGCTTACGCTTTGGAAATGGCTCCGAATGCACCTTGGCCGCTTTCAGCGCGAGCCTGGTTTGAATTTGGGGTGGGCAACTACGATAGCGCAGTTCGACTATCCCAACGGGCTGTAGGTTTGGCGCCCGATGATTCACACGTTGTTGAATTCGACGCCTTGATTTCCCTTTATACATCCGATTTTGACCGAGTTTTGTCTCAATCAGCGCGATATAGAACACTTGCCCCACGAGGAGGGGGACTTGTTTTTGACAACGCACTGGGTGCGGCTCAGTTCCATACGGGCGACTATGCTGCCGCAATCCGGACGTTTGATGAATCGATATCTCGCGGTGGGCCATTCGGGCCAATTTCCGCGGCTTATCTTATGGCGGCCCGCTTGCGGAACGGGGAACAAGCAGAGGCACAGCGGCTTGCACAAGTATTTTCGGACACTTGGCCAAGCTTCCCCCTCGAAGAACTGAAGACTCGCGTGTTTGTCGACCCACAGCCAGTTCAAGAACTGATCAGTGCAATGAAAGCTGCCGGTTGGTCAGGGCCCGTCAAGCCCTGA
- a CDS encoding sulfatase-like hydrolase/transferase — MKLRYILPTLLIGAGSVLAQETPIVHDGEFEFLRAQFGEAWDAQDVEVDAKLAEIRAANGDKPPNLLYILIDDVSFGQMGDRKMNYVMGIETPSINQLATEGLSLMRMYTEPSCTPTRTAMLTGRHPIRAGVEEVKVALVGEGLPASEVTLPEILKQVGYNTAHVGKWHQGDIEQSYPHNQGFDWAAFPLHQQVQLSLMTPEAMRSNTMLGYVPEGQNNQFQLDERFKPYGLVTGVEAEAGGPALEVDMSAGEVWTQAKYEEMNERYQRQALEQLERVASEDAPFFLQYWPLYPLNFVYPDQAISRNGGFHADKLQLLDGWIGDLLAKLEETGKGDNTIVVLMADNGLMYHYEGTSGLSQLIYRGGKTQHLEGGVRTDAFIRWPGVIEPNSAAGDIFHVSDIFTTMARIAGATGFIPRDRIIDGIDQTALLLNGEGNGRRDYVYVYEGPVLRSIVKQEFKMHLPAPGQPGAGAPTYNIYRDPREEHPLVGYSLWAGASFQDMIKRHQKMIAKYPHSEIGKGIPYEGIENLRPETELTRNTFMSWQ; from the coding sequence ATGAAACTTAGATATATCTTGCCTACGTTGTTGATTGGTGCTGGCTCCGTGCTTGCTCAGGAAACCCCAATTGTTCATGACGGCGAGTTTGAATTCCTCCGCGCGCAGTTTGGTGAGGCATGGGATGCACAAGACGTTGAAGTCGACGCCAAGCTGGCCGAAATTCGTGCGGCCAATGGCGATAAGCCCCCTAACCTCCTCTACATCCTGATTGATGACGTCAGCTTTGGTCAGATGGGTGACCGCAAGATGAATTACGTCATGGGGATCGAGACACCCAGCATCAATCAATTGGCCACCGAAGGTTTGTCGCTGATGCGCATGTATACCGAACCTTCCTGCACTCCCACACGCACTGCCATGCTGACCGGGCGCCACCCAATTCGCGCCGGTGTGGAAGAGGTCAAAGTGGCTTTGGTCGGAGAGGGCCTTCCGGCCAGCGAAGTGACATTGCCGGAGATACTGAAACAGGTCGGCTACAATACGGCGCATGTCGGAAAATGGCACCAAGGCGACATTGAACAATCGTACCCACATAACCAAGGGTTCGACTGGGCCGCATTTCCACTACACCAGCAAGTACAGCTGAGCCTCATGACCCCCGAGGCAATGCGGTCCAACACTATGCTCGGCTATGTGCCCGAGGGGCAGAATAATCAGTTCCAACTGGATGAACGGTTCAAGCCATATGGTCTTGTCACAGGTGTCGAAGCCGAAGCCGGTGGTCCCGCCCTGGAAGTAGACATGTCGGCCGGTGAGGTGTGGACGCAGGCCAAATATGAAGAGATGAACGAGCGATATCAACGGCAGGCGCTCGAGCAACTTGAACGCGTAGCTTCCGAGGATGCACCGTTCTTCTTGCAATATTGGCCGCTTTATCCGCTGAACTTCGTTTACCCGGATCAGGCAATTTCACGAAATGGCGGATTTCACGCCGACAAGCTGCAACTGCTTGATGGTTGGATCGGAGATCTTCTGGCCAAGCTCGAAGAAACCGGCAAGGGAGACAACACGATTGTTGTTCTGATGGCGGATAATGGTTTGATGTATCACTATGAAGGCACATCCGGCCTGAGCCAGCTGATCTATCGCGGAGGCAAAACCCAGCACCTTGAAGGTGGCGTACGAACCGACGCATTCATTCGCTGGCCCGGTGTGATCGAACCCAACAGCGCCGCTGGAGACATCTTTCATGTATCGGATATCTTCACCACAATGGCGCGAATTGCCGGAGCAACCGGCTTTATACCGCGGGACCGTATCATCGACGGTATTGACCAGACCGCCTTGCTGTTGAATGGCGAGGGGAATGGTCGGCGCGACTATGTCTATGTTTACGAAGGGCCTGTTTTACGCTCGATCGTCAAACAGGAATTCAAGATGCATCTTCCTGCCCCTGGCCAGCCCGGCGCGGGTGCCCCGACTTATAATATCTATCGGGACCCGCGCGAGGAACACCCGTTGGTGGGCTACTCGCTTTGGGCCGGCGCATCTTTTCAGGATATGATCAAGCGCCACCAGAAGATGATCGCCAAGTACCCGCATTCAGAGATTGGCAAAGGTATTCCTTATGAGGGCATCGAAAACCTGCGTCCGGAAACCGAACTGACCCGCAATACATTCATGAGCTGGCAGTGA
- a CDS encoding sulfatase-like hydrolase/transferase, translating to MKLQWLLVLCSSVAAPPLQAQEGPIQHDAEFYVLQAQRAEQWVQDDTAVDEALAAFRDGNNGQPPNIVSVLIDDMGFGDMGIPELNAVRGYDTPNINDFSDEALRMVRMYTEPSCTPTRVAQMTGRLPVRMGMGDTTVDIAGFGLPGSEVTLAEVLKQAGYATSHVGKWHMGDIAESWAMNQGFDYAQHAVHQQGQLTIFNDDAIKEQVSVAIRDYDDKYTLDGWFRPDASAMMTVIEGEASGPIREIRMDAGERWNAAKYDEMNQAFQDKTLNELERLAGGEAPFFLQYWPMIPLDNTRAGRDGPESANGGLYVDKMQLLDQWLGDLFARMDELGLSENTIVVVMGDNGHFTKYAPQSGFTPMIYAGGKGDTTEGGVRVDAFIRWPGMIEADGLLNSIVHVSDLYTTLSRFAGADAFIPRDRVVDGVDQAAALLFSDESKARRDHVIIYSVAKPEAIVKDQLKLKLPGPGENAIVAKFFDLYRDTREEYSVSTEVGAWGGQEFVRILGRHMARKEKYPDTTPAYGMPYEGIENIRPETQQAVEAFMIKRASPQK from the coding sequence ATGAAACTACAATGGCTTCTGGTTTTGTGTTCAAGCGTCGCGGCACCACCTCTGCAGGCACAGGAAGGTCCGATTCAACACGATGCCGAGTTTTATGTTCTGCAAGCACAACGCGCGGAACAATGGGTGCAAGATGACACCGCTGTAGATGAGGCTCTGGCAGCCTTTCGTGACGGCAACAATGGACAGCCCCCAAACATAGTCAGCGTACTGATCGACGATATGGGCTTTGGCGACATGGGTATACCCGAACTCAACGCAGTTCGTGGGTACGACACTCCGAACATCAACGACTTTTCGGACGAAGCGCTACGCATGGTACGGATGTATACCGAACCGTCCTGCACGCCAACACGTGTAGCACAAATGACCGGCCGGTTGCCCGTGCGTATGGGAATGGGTGACACGACGGTCGATATTGCGGGATTTGGATTGCCGGGTAGCGAAGTGACGCTAGCTGAAGTCTTGAAACAGGCAGGGTATGCAACCAGCCACGTCGGCAAATGGCACATGGGTGACATTGCCGAAAGCTGGGCAATGAATCAGGGATTCGATTACGCTCAGCACGCCGTTCACCAGCAGGGCCAGCTGACCATTTTCAACGATGATGCGATCAAGGAACAGGTCTCGGTCGCGATCCGGGATTATGACGACAAATACACTTTGGATGGCTGGTTCCGACCGGACGCGTCAGCGATGATGACCGTCATCGAAGGTGAGGCCAGCGGGCCGATCCGCGAAATCCGCATGGACGCCGGTGAACGCTGGAACGCCGCCAAATACGATGAAATGAACCAGGCCTTTCAGGACAAAACGCTGAATGAGCTAGAGCGCCTTGCGGGCGGCGAAGCGCCGTTTTTCCTGCAATATTGGCCCATGATCCCGCTGGACAATACGCGGGCCGGACGCGACGGGCCGGAAAGTGCGAATGGGGGTCTCTATGTCGACAAAATGCAGCTTTTGGATCAATGGCTGGGAGACCTATTCGCACGAATGGATGAGCTTGGCCTAAGCGAAAACACCATCGTAGTCGTCATGGGGGACAATGGGCATTTCACCAAATACGCGCCGCAATCCGGGTTTACGCCGATGATCTATGCCGGGGGCAAGGGTGACACCACCGAAGGCGGCGTGCGCGTCGATGCCTTTATCCGTTGGCCCGGTATGATCGAGGCGGACGGGTTGTTGAACAGCATCGTTCACGTCTCGGATCTTTACACAACCCTGTCCCGCTTTGCTGGGGCAGACGCGTTCATCCCAAGGGACCGCGTGGTCGACGGTGTCGATCAAGCAGCAGCCTTGCTGTTTTCGGACGAGTCGAAAGCCCGCCGCGATCACGTCATCATCTATTCGGTAGCGAAACCCGAGGCGATCGTGAAAGACCAGCTGAAACTGAAACTGCCGGGACCTGGCGAGAATGCAATCGTCGCCAAATTCTTCGACCTCTACCGCGACACCCGCGAGGAATATTCGGTCTCTACCGAAGTTGGCGCCTGGGGTGGTCAGGAATTCGTGCGCATTCTGGGCCGTCACATGGCCCGAAAAGAGAAATACCCCGATACAACACCCGCCTACGGCATGCCCTATGAAGGGATTGAGAACATTCGTCCCGAGACTCAGCAAGCCGTTGAAGCCTTCATGATCAAGCGCGCATCGCCCCAGAAGTAA
- a CDS encoding DUF3179 domain-containing protein yields the protein MVGSIIFTLGLIVSLGIGFVYFRDLGDVSQMLLKVKRANMVRFIRNEYRLIGVGLSGFAAATLAHFLFGGGPFWIWLVAAMLTLFLYGFPYVWVHLGLRNQLNDAQYFPIEEARKYVGPTAPVIVIEYNGHARAHPDAQIMRPHLAGNVDGLGGEDVVMTYCAMANLGQGYSPRIEGRRLNLEVLAQHGNNLILRDNDTGEPIQHIYGFREADRDPNSDGPACPLRPEAQMKPWPTFRMTFRGFQKAYPEGEVFLNKPSSNPLLRLLDMMTEITFGWGIGRQHQEDAPVMDNMDRSDDRLPNKTYVWGVTIGNDAACWTDDFIVENDWIVNAKVGGQDVVVSLDPKYESLGVWYNDFGKPVTHCDFWGHSDQGQLKRIETLRAGVFWHVWSEFFPNTDINRVGSGSTATERAAE from the coding sequence ATGGTTGGCAGCATAATATTCACACTTGGATTGATTGTGTCTCTGGGCATCGGGTTTGTCTATTTCCGCGATTTGGGCGACGTCTCGCAGATGCTGCTGAAGGTAAAGCGCGCGAACATGGTGCGCTTTATCCGCAACGAATATCGCCTGATCGGCGTCGGCCTGAGCGGGTTTGCAGCGGCAACCCTTGCGCATTTCCTTTTTGGCGGCGGCCCATTCTGGATTTGGCTCGTAGCAGCTATGCTGACCCTTTTTCTTTATGGGTTTCCCTATGTTTGGGTGCATTTGGGTCTAAGGAACCAGCTGAATGACGCTCAGTATTTTCCTATTGAGGAAGCCCGGAAATATGTCGGGCCAACTGCGCCGGTCATCGTCATCGAATATAACGGTCATGCGCGCGCGCATCCGGATGCGCAGATCATGCGCCCTCATTTGGCCGGGAATGTAGATGGTCTGGGTGGCGAAGATGTGGTCATGACCTATTGCGCGATGGCCAATCTGGGTCAGGGGTACTCTCCACGAATAGAAGGGCGACGGCTGAACCTCGAGGTATTGGCCCAGCACGGTAACAACCTGATCCTGCGTGACAACGACACGGGTGAGCCGATTCAGCATATCTATGGTTTCCGTGAGGCTGACCGCGACCCCAACTCCGACGGTCCCGCTTGCCCACTTCGGCCCGAAGCGCAAATGAAGCCTTGGCCCACCTTTCGAATGACGTTCCGCGGGTTTCAGAAAGCATATCCCGAAGGCGAGGTATTTCTGAACAAACCGTCCTCGAACCCCTTGTTGCGGCTGCTGGATATGATGACCGAGATCACTTTTGGCTGGGGCATCGGGCGCCAACATCAGGAAGACGCGCCCGTGATGGACAACATGGATCGTTCAGACGATCGGCTGCCGAACAAGACCTACGTCTGGGGAGTGACAATCGGTAACGATGCGGCCTGCTGGACCGATGATTTCATCGTCGAGAATGATTGGATTGTGAATGCCAAGGTGGGAGGGCAGGATGTCGTGGTCAGTCTGGATCCGAAATACGAAAGCTTGGGCGTTTGGTATAACGACTTCGGTAAACCCGTAACCCACTGCGATTTCTGGGGCCACTCAGATCAGGGTCAGCTAAAACGCATCGAAACCTTGCGCGCTGGCGTGTTTTGGCACGTCTGGTCCGAGTTCTTCCCGAACACAGATATTAATCGTGTCGGCAGCGGTTCGACGGCAACTGAGAGAGCTGCAGAATGA
- a CDS encoding IS5 family transposase (programmed frameshift), protein MSDLYWLSDEQMAKLTPFFPKSHGKPRVDDKRVLSGIIFINRNGLRWRDAPAAYGPHKTLYSRWKRWSEKGIFARMMAGLAAEHGEQKTVMIDATYLKAHRTATSLAAKKGGRGRLIGRTKGGMNTKLHAICDSQGRPLNLFVTAGQVSDYIGARALLSSLPKVDWLLGDRGYDADWFREALQDKGIRACIPGRKQRKKAVRYDKRRYKRRNRIEIMFGRLKDWRRVATRYDRCPKVFLSAIALAALVIYWL, encoded by the exons ATGAGCGACCTTTACTGGCTGAGCGATGAGCAGATGGCCAAGCTTACCCCTTTTTTCCCGAAGTCGCACGGCAAGCCACGTGTCGATGACAAGCGCGTCCTGAGTGGGATTATCTTCATCAATCGCAATGGTTTGCGCTGGCGTGACGCTCCTGCCGCCTATGGTCCGCACAAGACGCTCTACAGCCGCTGGAAGCGCTGGAGCGAGAAAGGCATCTTTGCGCGGATGATGGCGGGTCTGGCCGCCGAACACGGCGAACAGAAGACCGTGATGATCGACGCGACCTACCTCAAGGCCCATCGAACAGCGACCAGTCTGGCCGCGA AAAAAGGGGGGCGTGGGCGCCTGATCGGTCGAACCAAAGGCGGCATGAACACCAAACTGCACGCCATCTGCGATAGCCAAGGCCGCCCACTCAACCTGTTCGTCACCGCCGGTCAGGTCAGCGACTACATCGGTGCGCGGGCGTTGCTCAGCAGCCTGCCAAAGGTCGACTGGCTGCTCGGGGATCGCGGTTACGATGCCGATTGGTTCCGGGAAGCGTTGCAAGACAAAGGGATACGCGCCTGCATCCCTGGACGAAAGCAGCGCAAGAAAGCCGTCAGATACGATAAGCGTCGATACAAACGCCGAAACCGGATCGAGATCATGTTCGGCAGGCTGAAGGATTGGCGGCGCGTGGCAACCCGCTACGACCGTTGCCCAAAGGTCTTCCTCTCTGCCATCGCTCTGGCCGCGCTCGTCATCTACTGGTTATGA
- the tuf gene encoding elongation factor Tu, whose product MAKEKFERTKPHVNIGTIGHVDHGKTTLTAAITKYFGDFKAYDQIDGAPEEKARGITISTAHVEYETDNRHYAHVDCPGHADYVKNMITGAAQMDGAILVVNAADGPMPQTREHILLGRQVGIPKMVVFMNKVDQVDDEELLELVEMEVRELLSSYEYPGDDIPIIAGSALAAMEGNNPEIGEEKIKELMAAVDDYIDTPEREVDKPFLMPVEDVFSISGRGTVVTGRVERGVINVGDEIEIVGIRDTQKTTCTGVEMFRKLLDRGEAGDNIGALLRGIDRDGVERGQVLCKPGSVTPHTKFEAEAYILTKEEGGRHTPFFANYRPQFYFRTTDVTGTVTLAAGTEMVMPGDNVGFTVELIAPIAMEDGLRFAIREGGRTVGAGVVSKIIE is encoded by the coding sequence ATGGCAAAGGAAAAGTTTGAGCGTACAAAACCGCACGTCAACATCGGCACGATTGGCCACGTTGACCACGGCAAGACCACGCTGACCGCAGCAATCACCAAGTATTTCGGTGACTTCAAAGCGTATGACCAGATTGACGGTGCGCCGGAAGAGAAAGCGCGCGGCATCACCATCTCGACCGCCCACGTGGAATACGAGACCGACAACCGCCACTATGCGCATGTCGACTGCCCCGGCCACGCTGACTACGTCAAGAACATGATCACCGGTGCGGCGCAGATGGACGGCGCGATCCTGGTTGTGAACGCAGCTGACGGCCCGATGCCGCAGACCCGCGAGCACATCCTGCTGGGCCGCCAGGTTGGCATCCCGAAGATGGTCGTGTTCATGAACAAAGTTGACCAGGTTGACGACGAAGAGCTGCTGGAACTGGTTGAGATGGAAGTTCGCGAACTGCTGTCCAGCTATGAATATCCTGGCGACGACATTCCGATCATCGCAGGGTCGGCTCTGGCCGCGATGGAAGGCAACAACCCTGAAATCGGCGAAGAGAAGATCAAGGAACTGATGGCGGCTGTTGATGACTACATCGACACCCCTGAGCGTGAAGTTGACAAGCCGTTCCTGATGCCGGTCGAAGACGTGTTCTCGATCTCGGGCCGTGGTACTGTTGTTACGGGTCGTGTTGAACGTGGCGTGATCAATGTTGGCGACGAGATCGAAATCGTCGGCATCCGCGACACTCAGAAAACCACCTGTACCGGTGTTGAAATGTTCCGCAAGCTGCTGGATCGCGGTGAAGCGGGCGACAACATCGGCGCCCTGCTGCGCGGTATCGACCGTGACGGCGTTGAGCGTGGTCAGGTTCTGTGTAAGCCGGGTTCGGTTACACCGCACACCAAGTTCGAAGCCGAAGCCTATATCCTGACCAAGGAAGAAGGTGGTCGTCACACGCCGTTCTTTGCCAATTATCGTCCGCAGTTCTACTTCCGGACCACTGACGTGACCGGCACCGTGACCCTGGCAGCTGGTACCGAGATGGTTATGCCCGGCGACAACGTCGGCTTCACCGTCGAGCTGATCGCACCCATCGCGATGGAAGACGGCCTGCGCTTCGCCATCCGCGAAGGCGGCCGCACCGTCGGCGCCGGCGTTGTTTCCAAAATTATCGAATAA